The Aythya fuligula isolate bAytFul2 chromosome 1, bAytFul2.pri, whole genome shotgun sequence nucleotide sequence ACTGAAAAAGTATATCTAGTTAGATACAGAACAGGTAgtttcagaaactgttttttcttcattttattgtaTGCTGCAATAGAGAGGTAGATAGGCATGATTAGAACTTAAAATGAGCttcacaaaaacagagaaataaaataataggaGCTCATTCAGTAAGGACCGATGCAGGGTATATCACTTAGGAATAACTGCCTGCATAATAAGCAGGATGTTAACAGCTACACAGGCAGCAGTTTTGCCAGAAAGGATGAGAGCATTCTGGATTATTACAAGCTAACTATGACTCATCTTGTctgagggggaggaagagggggaaaaaaagggcatATTTCTCACCTTCCCAATACTTGGAAAGCACACCTACCTTGCTCCAGTTCAGAAAAGACATgggccaggctgcagaggaagagTGGCAGGATCCAGAAAGGAAGAGTGAGGACTGTGGGAGCAAACCTGAGCCGTGACTCATGAGGAAATGCTGGAATAATAGGGGATGGCTTAGTGTAAACAAGCAAAGTACAGTTACAGGCCACAGTCTCTGTGTGAAAACATTTActggagaaacagaggaaacagCACATCCACTGTGGCTGTGACCAAAAAGAGGGAAGTGAAATTGGCAGTTGTGCATTCCTCAGGTGAAGCATCAAGAAAGACATTAATAGTGAGGCTGGCAAAGCACTGGAATGAGTTGCCTAAGTGTGTACTCCATGCATTGGAAGTTTTTAGGCAATGATTAGGCATCAGTATCAGCTAGAACTAGAGATGAAGTGATTGTCTAGATAAAATGCTGAGTTACTGTAACAGTGTATCCAGTTTCATGTCCTACAGCGGTATCTCTCTGAAATAGCCAGGTTTTATTGGTGGCTTGGATTCTCTTTTTAGGCAAATAGTTAACTTTCTAAAACATTGTCTTTCATGGTAGACGCCAAGTGAGACAACCACTAAAGAAACTTTTAGTACTGTCATTGGAGAACTGTATCCAAATACAAACTACTGTGTGTCCGTTACGGTCTCCGCATCTCTGAACAAACTTTCCGTCCCATCAGCCTGGAAATGTGCGACTACAGGCTCTGTAGCTCAACAAGGTAACTGTTATAGTGCAGGAACAGGTTGTCTGTCTTGATTGTgccagtgttttatttttatgtaggaAGATTTGCAGGTTAATTCTCAAAGTACGAAGAGAGCAAGTTCCTTCCAAGTGACAAACATTATGGGGATTCATAAgggaaatataaaaatgcatccACTTTGGGGCTACAAATTTACTGTTGATCCTGTGAACCACGCAAATCTGCACCAACTACATAAATAGATATCAAAGATGGTgtaacttcttttttaattcctgaatCTAACTTGAGATTTGGTCTCATTTTGACCTTGAAACAGATAACCTGTAGAGGTCCCTTCTATCCAAAATTATTCTGATATTCAAAGTAGCTGTTCTGAATTTGAAAGATGAAATGTGATGATTGAAAACTTCATTCATGATTGCTTGTTTGTCTTTTCACTTGCAGGTTATTACAGTGCTTCATTTGCAGGTGCTATATGTTTTTCACTGGTGTTAGGTATTGTCCTGAAGTGTATGCATTGGGGAGGCtatattcttcagaaaaaatcaCTTCCTCATACCTTGGTATGTAATTTTTATACTTAACCTTCCTGGTTGGAAGCAGGAAGCTTACAATATGAGATTTCTATTTATGTACATTAGGTACCAGTTATTTAAGTGCTCAGAATGTTTCTATTTGCAGCTTGATTGTGTCAAAGATAATCTtgacaattaaaaacaaagctaataAATCTTATCCATTCTGTAGAACAAATATTCAGTCTCTTTGAAAACCATTTGTTTCTACTCTAGAGGCAAGTTggaggggacaggcagcatTGAAGGGGAGAGATGCACACACAGTAACCTTAAATGAACTCTTCATGCTTCACAGAAGCAGACCAGGTTCTACAGTGAAGCACCCAGCATAGGACAATTTACCCCTTGCCCTTTGAAAATTACCTAATACATGTAAATCCTTCCTGCAGCAGACACTTCTTCCTCTATATCTGAGCCAGGGCAATAACTCCAGAACGAAAAACCTACTCCAGTTTTTAGGTAAAATGCACAAGgatgaaaaatgttattcaCCAAGAAATACGCTTTGAAAACTTGGTATCCACTGCTCCTTTGTAAAGCAGTTTCTGGTGCATTTTGCCTGTGTTACTTCACTCTACAGCATCCTACTCACTAGGAACAAATCCAATTTGCCCTATAATTGATTCAATCTTTTATTACTCCAGTAAGTAGATAACTCCCTGAAGATTTCAGGATTGCTTAGCCAGCTCCCTGGATGCTGGATGTGTTCAAGGGCATTTGCGAGATTctacaactggaaaaaaaaaaatccttaaatttGCCTTCAAGGTTTTCTCCTTATCACATTTCCTTAGGAAACCAAgctaaaaagacaaaaaggaactTAAGTCCCAGTTTATTTGGGCACATTGTGCCTGCAATGGTACATTAAAATGGTCTAGAGTTGGGGGGTTTGGTCTCATTTTCCCCAAAAGATGGACCAGTTATTTAAGCCTTCTCTCTGTAGAAGAGTCAAGGTTACTGCTCTAAAACACTTCTTCTAAAGCTGCTCTTCATGGTTATTGCCCACAAAAGGAGGCAAGGAGAACATAAGAGAAATGCTAAAAGTAGAAGTTTAGCAGCCTGGTCAGACAGCCAAATCTGAGCAGCTGTTGAAAATATGCTTTGAGGAAGCAGTCTTGTTGCGTGGTGGTGTTCCAGAAAAGCAGTCTTGAAGCATGTTGTTTCTCAAGAAAACTGAGTCTGAGTTGTGACGTCAGTGGTAGCTTCTCAATCACAGGAGACATGCTCTTGACTAAAATCAGATATAGCTTGTGGGTCACCAGCTTTCAAGTTCATATGTATCTAGCATCATAGATTAGGGTACAGTCATCTGCAGATACCTCACTGCCTGAAAAGTATCCTACTTGTTAGTTGCAGATTTTGGGACCACTTCTTTGGGTAGGTTCATGTCTGTCTAACTTCTGCAGTCTCAGTAATAATTATTACTGTATTCTGTTATAAACAGGAATTGGTGTCTGTTGAGGAATGTTTGAGAGTGGAAAactcactggggaaaaaaaaaaaggatatttgtGTTAGAGTTCTCTGTCAGAATCTGTAGTTGGCATAGATTCTTAGAGATTACCTCTTGTGACCGGGCTGTCATAATCTACCCAAATAAGGGAATTGGATgtaaacaataacaacaaaaagaaaaaaaacatttctatgtGTGCAGATTTGGCTGgtcttttgttttgatttttttttcctaattctttttgttcttttaggTATTCATCGGGGGGACGATAGGCTATTCACCTTGTacatttgaaactgaaaaaacagaatcTGTAGAGATCATAtataaagagattaaaaaaaaggcagtgggATCTAGTGTCAGTGATGACAGTGACAGCGATGACAGTGGCAGTGATGACCTAAGTAATCATGACTACACAAGGCGTAATATCGTAAGAACACCTCATTCCTCAGACACGACAGGTGTATTTGTGCGGTGCTCTACTAGTAGCACATGTGATGACGGTAGCAGCCAGGCAAGTGAACATCTGGATGATGACCCAGAAGTTTTTGAAGAGAATGAGATGGACATTGAAAAAGATCAAGACCCAGGCTGCAAGTTACTTCAGCCTTTCCCTGAGGAGAACTGTACCTATTCTTCTAGGTCAAGGAACAATGATTGCTTTACCATAAACTTGAAAAGTGTGCTTCTGGGAATCTCTGAAGACACCATGGACAATTCTACAGCTCTTCTGTCTTCCCAGGGTGATACAGTTGATTGGCAACATAGACATGCTTTTGAATCACAGCTCCCTGATGATACAGAAAGTGTGCAGAAACCACACTGTCTTAACAACTCTCAGGAATGGAAAGATTCATCTAGTTCTTCCAATGAAAGTGACTCATCAGATTCAGATACAGACCCAAAAACTGAATACCTAAGAAGATGAATCTGAGGACCACTATTGTTTTATAACATACAAATAGATACTGtccaacttttttctttctggactGAACATACAGATCTGATCTCTTTGTTTTAACATTCTGAAAGTATATGCTGAAGTACTGAAAATATACAGGACtcattttaacaaatatttctgtgatatCACCGTGTGGTTCAGGTGGTATCAAAAACAATTTGGATGTAGCAGAAAAAGGGAGTAGTTTGTTTTGCAATTTGCTGGTAAATTATACCTTTTAGCTGTTACATGGTAAATATCTTCTATAAACTCAAGTGAGGAGTTAGTTTATAGTACAGGGAGATGTGAATGGCCGATCTCTTAATCAAACCCCGTTTGGTtgtcttgtgtgtttttttgtttttgtttttgtttgttttttttgttttgttttgtttttcccaaggACTCTGCTACTATTCCTTAGCTTTGTTGATGGGTTACTCTGAAGCCTGTTCTGCTGGGTGGATTGCAGGCATCAAGGTAGTGCTACGTTCCAGTCAGTAAACTGATTTCAAAGTTGTGCAGAGAAGGTCGATAAATTAAATCATGGAGGTGCAGGGAGACAAGGTAAGAATACTCAGTAGCTTGCAAGAGAGTTCTTGTTACTGTGATTCAAGGCATTAAACGTGTCTGTCTCTTATAATTgaatactattttttaaaatattttttatgatgttTAAAGGTTACTGGACAGTAAAGTTATTTTATccttcataaaaagaaaacttttcataAACCTAAgaatttttactgtgtttttttttggtttggtttgttgtttgtgttttgtttttttttgggggggagggggttggttgtttttttagcCTTTGAAAAGCTACATGAGTTAGCCTGTTTACTGGGGGAAGGGTTTTAGGTATCTTGTAGCCAAACAGCtctttttgccttgttttggTCCACATATATACTACTTTTCTGTCTACTAGCATAGCAGTTCCTGGCTGATATGGCTGGCAGGCATTCCTTTGGTCAGGATAGCTGAGAGTAACTTCTAAAATGTTGTAGTACACTCTGCTGTGCTACTTTTAAGAACTAGAAGGTGCAAATATGTGGCAAGCTGGATCTTAATTAAAGTATTTGTAGATGTATAGAATTAGTTGGATGAAACTTCTACTCACAGAGACCCTGTAATACACTGCTGTTTCCTAAGGCACAATTGGTATAAACCTCTCCACAATGGTAGGAGCCAGTGGAACTGCTCATAGGTAAGTGAAGGCAGAGGACCCGTGTCTACctgaggaaaagcagcaaactgTGTTGTATCCCTGTTTAGTTAGTAATAGGAGGAGATCAAGGGGCCAGAAACAAACGTGCTAAGCCTTCACAAAAAACTGGCATTTTCAGCTGGGAGAACTGTTCCGATTGGGATGCTGAATGTTATGGTGGAAGTGGCACGGGCATCTCTGCAGGCCTGGCCCTGAACTCAAAAGATGAACCTTTCCTCAGGTAACATTCCTGTTGCTGGTAGCGAGGTTTGCCGCCCTGCTTCCTCTGACCCCTGTTAACCAATATTTATTTCCCCACCGCACCGCCCCACCTGCCTCCCCTTTCCTCAGCTGCCCCGCTGCGTCCCCACTACGCTCCCTAGAGCCGAGGAGTCGCCGAAACTCATtgattttacaataaaaaaggGCTTTTCAGCGCCGTGAAGGGCTGCCTGCTCTCCTGAGGGGAAGGCGTGACGAGCGGTGCCCGGCCCGCCCTCAGGAAGAgagccggggccgcccccgctgCCATGGCGCGGCGGCGCCTCAGCGCCTGACGGAGGGACGGAGGGAGGGTGGCAGCCGAAATGGCCGGCGCCCTGCGGGGCGCCCTCAGCGCCTGCCTCCTGCTCTACGGTGAGTCCGGGGGGCTCCGGTTGTCGCGGGGTGGGGACGGAGCCGCGGTTTCGGCTGGGGATTTGGGCTCCTCCCCGCCCCGGACCTTtaatgggggggagggggtcccGCAAAGCGCCGCCGGGGATCCGCgggtgggagaggaggcaggaggctCGGGCTCTGCGCCCCGCACGACCCCGCGTTACCGGGTTATTTGGGGgatttgtgtgttttcacaCGGTGTGCCGCGTCAGGGCTTGCTCCTGTGTGCTCTGAGCAATGGTCTGGCCCGCTGGGGCGTGTTTGCCTTGGTCAGGTGTGTTGCAGAAGCGGGGCGAAGTCCCTTCTGCTTTGGCTTCGGTGTCAGCAGTAGTGTTAAAAGGGCTTAATCGAGGTAGTGGACTGGCTAGCTGTGCTGTTTTAGGACTTCCTTTATTCAGTTTCACTAAAGCAAAATCACCTTGTTTCCATCGCTTATAACGAGTGCTGGTTACCGACACGTTTATTGGtgttatatatttaatagaCCTCTCGTCTTCAAGGGCACTTCGCgcttctccctcctttttaAGAGGGTGGTCATTAAACAGAACGAGTAAAGCGTTTTAAATGTCAATACTAATCCATGTAGCAATGATATAGcgaagatttttttaattcttttaatctTATGCCCAGTCCTACATAGAAAGACTGTGGtcctcttcaggaaaaaaaaatgcatatatatgcaaTCCACACATCAGTGTTTTGCCATAGTACTACCAGAGCACTACTTAGAAAAATTGTGCCTTGCCAGTCTCAGTGAAAGCTCGTGCATGTAGCCCGATCGGCACGAAGTCTTAGTCAGCAACGAGCAGCTCATTCATAATAAGCTGTGGTGTCATGAGGCAGTACTTACTGGAAGTCGTTGGGGCTAGCtaatttggttttgttgtgtaAGCTTTTGTTGCATGATTGTTGGGATGTGTCTAGCCTGTATTAaagtctatttaaaaataaattaaaaaaaaaaaaaggccgaggcctgaaggaaaagaaggcgGTGTTTATGTTTTGGATGACTGAGAAGTCACTGGAGGAACGCATactaagatttttgtttgttgttgatTGCCCTAACAGTTTCTGGAGCAGTGCCCAAACCCCAAAACGCAAGGATTAATTCAGTTAATCTTCAGAGCATTTTAATGTGGGATCCACCTAGGTTTCAGAAAGGCCGTTTAAGTTATACTGTCCAGTCTAAGAGGTAAGTCTGGTggagttgtcttttttttttttaaacttttttttttttgcatttcttttaagtACCTATCTGTAGCTGTCACAGAAAttcataaattcatattttccaGCTGCAGGTGATTGATTTCTTCCCTCTCTTATAACAAGATAGGTAGCTGTCCTTTTCCTTTAGCTTGTGAGAGGCACATCTTCTAAGAAAATACCTCTGCCTTTTACTTAGCTATACATTTCACACCCAAAAGTTTTCTACATACTTTTTTTGAACtggaaacatattttaatgttggctggttttgtttttctctgccatGTAGCCATCACATGTTAAGCAGGACTATGGCTGTTGAATCAGGACCTTATCTGGTCTTTCACCTCCCAGCAGCATTTTGTGCTTTGCCACTGGTGCAGGCTGCTTGTTTGTGTCCTTCATAGAAATGCCTGACAATCTGCAGGCCATGGCTCTTCAGCCGAATGCCTCTAAGCTCAGGACATGTTTTCTGAGGTCTCCTTTTGTCAGGTTTGGTGACTTAGTTTTGAActgttttttccactgtgtCCTTCCGAGATGGTCTTTCCTGCCACAGGTGTGTCTGCGGCATACCGCAGTGCTTGACAAGAAAGCCTTGTCTTGGGCCAAATTTCTCCTGCTAATGGCTGAATTCTATTGCAAAGGCAGGATGGGAGATAAAGTTGGGTAGATGGCACCCTCAAGCAGTGCAGGCAGAGAAGAAATCCCCCAAGTCAGGGCCCAGGCCATCTT carries:
- the IFNAR2 gene encoding interferon alpha/beta receptor 2 produces the protein METLMGGPLHFYPFAYIICILCAACCSSMPERFPEGPPFNLTMESFNFEHVLSWQAGTDPNVTAHYRVLYYHHSNWMIAQNCSYIEHLSCNLTEDFQNTSMYRVLVQSFVGTKEFNSSELHFEPHIDTFLGPPEVNISSCLNCINVTVKLPTPHLRNNEKPVSLIDIYQEIDYYITLKTPDREHTTPSETTTKETFSTVIGELYPNTNYCVSVTVSASLNKLSVPSAWKCATTGSVAQQGYYSASFAGAICFSLVLGIVLKCMHWGGYILQKKSLPHTLVFIGGTIGYSPCTFETEKTESVEIIYKEIKKKAVGSSVSDDSDSDDSGSDDLSNHDYTRRNIVRTPHSSDTTGVFVRCSTSSTCDDGSSQASEHLDDDPEVFEENEMDIEKDQDPGCKLLQPFPEENCTYSSRSRNNDCFTINLKSVLLGISEDTMDNSTALLSSQGDTVDWQHRHAFESQLPDDTESVQKPHCLNNSQEWKDSSSSSNESDSSDSDTDPKTEYLRR